GTCGGACTTGATCCGGATGAGCTGTTTGAACAGTATAAACAGGACATTCCCCAGTCTTATCAAGATGACATTCCGCAGACGCTGTCGCGCGTGAAGACGCGCCAGCAACTGTCTGCCGAGGGGGCGAAATGGCTCGATTGGCTGCCGAAAGTGATTGTCGCGGCGGTCGTCATCGGGGCGGCTGTCCTCGTTTGGGTGCTGCTCCAGCACGGCGCCGCAAATGAGCCGCCGACAAAGACAAGCCCAAAAACAGCGGAGGTCGAAAAGCCGAAACATTCGCCGCTTGAGCAGGCGAAACAAAAGCAGTCGGCGAAGGAAACGGACGAGAAGGCAACGAATGAAAACGGACAGCAAAATGAACAGCCAGCGCCGACTGGCGAAGAAGAACAGCCGGCTGCGGCGATGAATGTGACGGAAAAGCGCGGCAACACGGCGACGATTGAAGTCGCCAGCTCCGGCGCGTTTTCCATCGAGCTTTCATCCAAAGGAACGTCATGGGTCGAAGTATACAATACGAAAGGCCATACGTTTTACCGCGGCAACTTGACAAGCGGGCAGACGAAAACGTTCGATCTGTCGGCCGAAAGCGAAGTATGGGTGAAAATCGGGCGTACGCTGGACGTCGACATGAAGGTAAACGGCCAGCCGTTTGCCTATCCGTTTGCCCCGAAAGAGGAAGTATACCAAAAGCTGCATTTCGTGTTGAAGAAATGATGGAACAGGGCGCTTTTCCGCAGGAAGGCGCCTGCTTTTCGCACGGACTGAACTATGTTGAATGAGCGGAGGTATTTGTGGTGAACTTGCCGAATAAAATTACGGTAGCGCGCATTATGCTCATCCCGTTTTTCTTGATCGTGATGCTCGTTCCGTTCGGGTGGGGAAGCATCCAAATCGGCGGGACAGAGCTTCCGGTTGCCCATCTTGCCGGCGCGCTCATTTTCATCATCGCCTCAGCGACGGACTGGATCGATGGCTACTATGCCCGCAAATACGGGTTGGTGACGAATTTAGGAAAATTTTTAGATCCGCTTGCCGATAAATTGCTTGTGTCGGCGGCGCTTATCGTGCTTGTCGAGCTCGGGGCCGTTCCGGCGTGGATGGTGATTGTCATCATCAGCCGCGAGTTTGCCGTCACCGGCTTGCGGCTCGTGCTTGCCGGCGAGGGGGAAGTCGTCGCTGCCAACATGCTTGGCAAAATCAAGACATGGACGCAAATTGTCGCCATTTCCGCTTTATTGTTACATAACTTCCCATTCTCGCTCATTTCGTTTCCGTTCGCTGAATTGGCGCTGTGGGTGGCGGTCATTTTCACGATTTGGTCTGGCTGGGATTATTTTGCGAAAAACAGACATGCGTTTTCCCATTCGAAATAGCCGGCCACAAAGGGGGAGAAAAGTCTGTTGAACGCGGAGATCATTGCCGTTGGCTCTGAGCTGTTGCTTGGGCAAATCGCCAATACGAACGCCCAGTTTTTGTCGCAGCAGCTGGCGATGCTTGGCATTAACGTCTATTTCCATACCGTCGTCGGCGACAACGCCGGCCGCCTTGAGCAGGCGGTGAAAACGGCGCAAACGAGAGCGAACCTCATCATTTTCACCGGCGGCCTCGGCCCGACGAAAGACGATTTGACGAAGGAGACGATCGCCCGTTTGCTTGGCCGCCGGCTCGTGATCGACGAGGAAGCGCTCCGAGCGATTGAGGTGTATTTTGCCCGCACAAACCGGCCGATGACAGAAAACAATAAAAAGCAGGCGCTCGTCTTGGAAGGATCGACGGTGCTGAAAAACGAGCACGGCATGGCGCCAGGGATGGCGCTTGTGGCAGACGGCATTACGTACATGCTGCTGCCCGGGCCGCCGAAAGAAATGCGGCCGATGTTCAAAAAATACGGAAACGCCTTTTTGCGCCGTACGTTTTCGCTTTCCGAGCGCATCGAGTCGCGCGTGCTCCGCTTTTTTGGCATCGGTGAATCAGCGCTCGAGACGGCGATTGCGGATTTGATCGACGCCCAGTCGAATCCGACGATCGCGCCGCTGGCCGGCGACGGTGAAGTGACGCTTCGTCTGACAGCGAAGCATCAGGATGAGGCGGAGGCGAAGCGGCTTCTTGACGAAGTGGAATCGGCCATTTTGGCGCGTGTCGGCCGCCACTGCTACGGATATAACGATGAAACGTTGTTTACAAAGACGCTCGAGCGGTTAAAAGAAAGAGGATGGACGATCGCGTCGGCCGAAAGTTTGACCGGCGGCCTTTTCCTCGAACAGCTCACCGCCATCCCCGGCGCGTCGCAAGTCGTGCAGGGCGGTGTCGTCTGCTACACAAACGGCGTCAAAGAACAGGTGCTTGGCATACCGCGCCCGCTGCTTGAGGCAGAAGGGGCGGTGAGCGAGCCGTGCGCCCGTTTGCTTGCTGAAAACGTCCGCGCGATGTGCGATGCGGATATCGGCATCAGCTTCACCGGCGTCGCCGGACCCGATCCGCTTGAGGGCCACCCGCCCGGCACCGTGTATATCGGCATCGCCGTCCGCGGGCGCGATGCGACTGTCCACCGTCTGATGCTGTCCGGCACGCGTGATGCCATTCGCATCCGCACCGCCAAATACGGCTGTTTTTTTCTGCTTGAGATGCTCGCGGCCGACTGCTGATCGGCCGCCCCCTTCCTTGAACATTCTCCACCGCACATCGTTTTTTCCACCGCATGAGTATGGCGATTGTTGCTAGTTTCTCCACCGAAAAAACGAATGGACGTTCGTTTTTTGCTTGGCAATGGCCGCAAAACGCGGTATAGTATAAGTAGTCCTAGAATAAGGAGGAGTAGGTTAGTGAACCAAGATCGTCAAGCTGCATTGGAGCAGGCATTAAAACAAATTGAACGACAGTTTGGCAAGGGGGCCATCATGAAGCTCGGCGAGCAAGTCGACCGCAAAGTGTCGGTCGTGCCGAGCGGTTCGCTGGCGCTCGACATCGCGTTAGGAGTCGGCGGCTATCCGCGCGGGCGGATTGTGGAAATTTACGGCCCGGAATCGTCCGGGAAAACGACCGTTGCCCTTCACGCGATCGCGGAAGTGCAAAAGCGGGGCGGGCAAGCAGCTTTCATCGACGCAGAGCACGGTGCGACCTGTTGCTGACTGAAGTATGGCGGAAACGCCGTGCGAAAAGTCAGCGGGACTGAGCATGAGTAGGTCCTAACTGCATCACCGAGAGCTCGGTGAAAATCCGAGACGGGAATGAAGGTTGGCATTCCCGCCCTAATACCCCGACGTGCGGTCATGGTGCGCAACATGGCTGTACGAAGCTCGGAGAGGACGGCGAAAAGCAGACCTGAGAAGCGGTTAGCGAAGTAGCCGGGGGTCCATAAAGCTCCTATGGCTAGAGAACGCATAGCGTTGGAACGAACCACCGGAAGTACGGCTCGTAAGGCGTGGGGCGCCGAAAAAAGAAGGCGCTCACCTCCTAAGTGAGGTTCAGCCCTGGATGAGGTATTCGTGTTTGCCGAGTCTGGATTGATCCCGTAGAGGATCTTTGCCTTGAGCCCTCCAACCATGGGCAGAAAGGCGGCTGACGGGTCAGAGGTGGAGCCTAAGGGAGCATGCAAGGATAGGTGATGCGGTACAGGTGAACCACCCCAGCGGATGCCAAGGGATGCGCATCCCGATGCCGCTAAGCAGGAGGAAATGACTGCTGAAGGGGTGGGGCAGCAGCCCGTAGTAGTGATGAAGCAGGGTAACTCCTGCGGAGCGAAGGGGCATAGTCGAGTACCCTAGGTTACTAACCCAGACAATGATTAGGAAGCCGTGAGGAAATCCGTAAGGGTTTCGGTGAGCAAAACTGACTAAAAACGTGTATGGTACAAATCCGCTAGAAAGGATTTGATACTATCAACCAAACGTTTCAAGAACTAATCATTCCTAGGTCGGAGCAGGAATTCCGCGACCTACAAGACAAGATGTACGCCATTACAAAGGAATGTCTGGAAAAAGGTGATGTTCCAAGATTTAAGGGATTGGTCGAAATAGCAAGCAGCGATGTCGTGATCGTATCCGCCATTCACAAAATCAAATCAAACCAAGGAAATAGTACAGCGGGTACAGATGGGAAAACCATCAGCGACATACTAACGCTGAACTATGACGAAGCGATAAACTTCGTTAAAAGATGCTTTAAGAAATATACACCTAACCCGATCAGAAGGGTCCATATCCCAAAACCCGGGAAAAAGGAAAAGAGACCTTTAGGCATTCTGACGATCGCAGACCGAATAATCCAAGAATGTGTGAGGATGGTCATTGAACCAATTCTTGAAGCACAATTTTTTCAACACTCATATGGGTTCAGACCCTACCGAGACGCAAAACAAGCCATCGAAAGATGTGTATTTATATGTAACCGAATAGGGTACAATTGGGTGATAGAGGGAGATATAAAAGGTTTCTTCGATAACGTGAACCACACTATCCTGATCAAGCAGCTTTGGCACATGGGTATACGTGATAGACGAATGCTCATGATTATCAAAGCCATGCTGAAAGCAGGAGTTATAAAAGAAACCAAGATAAATGAAATGGGCACGCCACAAGGTGGAATTATCTCCCCACTATTAGCCAATGTGTATCTTCATAAACTCGACCAATGGATAACAAGAGAATGGGAAGAGAAGAAAATGCGAAATGGTACAACCATTCGCACGGCAAAATACAAGTCCCTCCGAGATCACTCAACAATAACCAAACCAGAGTTCTACGTAAGATACGCAGACGACTGGATACTGTTCACCAATAGCAGGGGGAATGCCGAAAAATGGAAATATCGAATCAAGAAATATCTAAAAGAAAACCTTAAACTTGAACTATCCGATGACAAAACACTCATAACCAACATTAAGAAGAAACCAATGAAATTCCTAGGTTTCAAAATTAAAATGATACCACACGGTAAAGGTGGAAAATACATCGGATACGCGAGTGCAGACACGGAAAAAATTAAAGGGAAAGTTGAACAGATCAGGAAAGATCTGCGTAAACTAAAATTCGCCACGAATCAAGAATGGCTTATAACGGACATCAACCGAATTAACAGTAAAATTAGAGGTATCATTAATTATTACTCAAGTGCTCCTAGCGTCAACAGAGATGTAAGGCCATTTAAGGAAAAACTTAAATATGCGTCCTACAAAGCACTAAAGAGATATGGAGCGAAATGGATACCTGCTAATCAATGCTACAACTTAGCACCCCTGTACCCAGATAGAACAGAACAAGTGCCTGCAATCAAAATAAATGGAAGATGGCTTGGTATAATGAGTATTGGGTTCGCAACTTGGATTAAAACAAACCAGAAAAATCAGAAGGAAACACCATACACAGCGGAAGGAAGAAGAATTAGGCTTCAAAACACGGGTAAGAAGCCGCTGACCGTAAGAGCACAATGGTTATTAGACAGTGGTTACCTAAACCTAATTCAAGGAGTTAAGTCTAGTAAAATTTACAACTTCGAATTCTTCATGAATCGGTGTTATGCGTTTAACAGAGATAAAGGAAAATGTAAAATATGTGGTGACATTCTGCAGCCATTTAACACTAGAACCCACCATATCAATACGAAACTTCCGCTGAACGAAATTAATAAGGTAAGCAATCTTGTAACGGTCTGCGACAAATGTCATACATTGATCCATTTAAAGGATCTAAGTGATGTCAACCTCAGTCGCTTAAAAACAAACGCAATAAGGAAACTCGAGGAATACAGAAAGTGCGTACACTAGTAAAGTCTAGAGCGGATTAGTAACCGGGGTACTCGATGGAACGCCGTGTGCGGGGAAACTCGCACGCACGGTGTGAAGCGGGGGAAAATAGCCCCTCCGGGTAATGCCGAGGGTGACTATTACCTATCGCTATCGCTCGACCCCATCTATGCACAAAAATTAGGGGTCAATATCGATGAATTGCTGCTTTCCCAGCCTGACACGGGCGAGCAGGCGCTCGAAATCGCGGAAGCGCTCGTGCGAAGCGGCGCGGTCGATATTATCGTCATCGACTCGGTGGCGGCGCTTGTGCCGAAAGCGGAAATTGAAGGGGAGATGGGCGACGCCCATGTCGGCTTGCAAGCGCGGCTTATGTCCCAGGCGCTTCGCAAGCTGTCTGGCGCCATTAACAAATCGAAAACGATCGCCATCTTCATCAACCAAATTCGCGAAAAAGTCGGCGTCATGTTTGGCAATCCGGAAACGACGCCGGGCGGGCGGGCGCTCAAGTTTTACGCTTCCGTCCGCCTAGAGGTGCGCCGCGCCGAGCAAATTAAGCAAGGCAATGATATGGTCGGCAACAAGACGAAAATTAAAGTCGTCAAAAACAAAGTTGCGCCGCCATTTAAAACGGCTGACGTCGACATTATGTACGGCGAAGGCATTTCCCGCGAAGGGGAAATTCTCGACATGGCGTCCGAATTGGACATCGTGCAAAAAAGCGGTTCGTGGTATTCGTACAAAGACGAGCGGCTTGGCCAAGGGCGGGAAAACGCGAAGCAATTTTTGAAGGAAAACCCGCACATCGCCGATGAGATCGCCCGCGCCATCCGCCAGCATTACGGCATCGACGTTGAAGAGGGAACGAGCGAACCGCAGCAAGACGGGTTCGGATTGCTTGAAGAATAACGGGACAAGGCGTCCTGGCAAGCTGCCGGGGCGCCTTTTTCCATCCGTTCGGCCTGCCAAGGAGAGCGATAAGCCTAAAAAAGGACGGCGTGCGGAACGGTCTTGTTCCGTTGTCATCCTCTAGGCGCGTCGGTGTAATATCTTGACAATTCCTATTGCCGCCTTTACAATGAACATGTATATTTGTCCATACGCGCGGCAGGGCCATACGCCCGCCCGCTGCGGCGGACCGCCTTCGTGCGGAAGGCTGCGCGGGTCGATTGTGATGCCAAGCGACTGAGCTAATGGATTGAAAACGGGAATGTCCATCTGCGCCGGTCATGGCGGTGAGAAGAGAGAGCGAAAGGAAACCGAACAGCAAGAGGAGGTGAAACGATGGGTTCGATCATCATCTCCGCTTTGCTTGCCTTAGTCATTGGTGCCGTTGTTGGCTTTTTTGTTCGCAAATCGATTGCCGAAGCGAAAATCGGCGGGGCGAAAGCCGCTGCCGAACAGCTGATTGAGGAGGCGAAACGCGAGGCGGACGCCTTGAAAAAAGAGGCGCTTCTCGAAGCGAAAGACGAGATTCATAAACTGCGTACGGAGGCGGAGCGTGATATCCGCGACCGGAGAAGCGAGCTCCAAAAACAAGAAAACCGCCTGATGCAAAAGGAGGAGAATCTCGACCGCAAAGATGAAGCGCTCAACAAACGTGAGGCGTTGCTTGAGGCAAAGGAAGAAGCGTTGAACGAAAGACAACAGCATATTGAACAAATGGAAAGCAAAGTGGAAGCGCTCGTCAAACAACAACAAGCCGAACTTGAACGCATTTCCGGCCTGACGCGCGACGATGCCCGCCAGCTCATTTTAGAGCGCGTCGAGAAAGAGCTGTCGCATGAGATTGCGATGATGATCAAAGAGGCGGAAACGCGGGCGAAAGAGGAGGCAGACAAACGGGCAAAGGCGATTTTGTCGCTTGCCATCCAACGTTGCGCCGCCGACCATGTCGCCGAAACGACTGTTTCCGTCGTCAATTTGCCAAACGACGAAATGAAAGGGCGGATCATCGGGCGCGAAGGGCGGAACATCCGCACGCTCGAGACGTTGACCGGCATCGATTTGATCATCGACGATACGCCGGAAGCGGTCATTTTGTCCGGATTTGACCCGATTCGCCGCGAGACGGCGCGCATCGCGCTCGATAAGCTTGTGCAAGATGGCCGCATCCATCCAGCGCGCATTGAGGAAATGGTCGAAAAGGCGCGCCGCGAAGTGGATGAGCATATCCGCGAAGTCGGCGAACAGACGACGTTTGAAGTCGGTGTTCACGGCTTGCATCCGGATTTGATCAAAATTTTAGGGCGGCTCAAGTTCCGAACGAGCTACGGACAAAACGTCTTAAAACACTCGGTGGAAGTGGCGTTTTTAGCCGGACTGATGGCGGCCGAGCTTGGGGAGGACGAAATGCTGGCGCGCCGGGCCGGCTTGCTTCATGACATTGGCAAAGCGATCGACCACGAAGTCGAAGGAAGCCATGTGGAAATCGGCGTTGAGCTGGCGACGAAGTATAAAGAACATCCGGTCGTCATCAACAGCATCGCTTCCCACCATGGCGATACGGAACCGACGTCGGTCATCGCTGTGCTCGTCGCGGCGGCCGATGCGCTGTCGGCGGCGCGGCCGGGAGCGCGCAGCGAAACGCTGGAAAACTATATCCGTCGTCTAGAGAAGCTTGAAGAAATCGCCGAATCGTACGAAGGCGTTGAAAAATCGTACGCCATTCAAGCTGGGCGTGAAGTGCGCATTATGGTCAAACCAGATATGATCGACGATTTGGAAGCGCACCGGCTGGCGCGTGACATCCGCAAACGAATCGAAGAAGAGCTCGATTACCCGGGCCATATTAAAGTGACGGTCATCCGCGAAACGCGGGCGGTCGAATACGCGAAATAAAGTGGCTATTGCCACTTTCTTTTTTTGTGCGTAAAATAGGAGGGTATAACGATGCGGAGATGGGCGCAAGGCGATATTTTTCGTTTAGAAAGGGATCAGGGATGAGAATTTTATTTATCGGCGACGTCGTCGGTTTGCCGGGGCAAAAAATGGTGGAGCACTATTTGCCAAGGCTGAAGGAAAAACATCGGCCGGACGTTGTTGTGATCAACGGCGAAAACGCCGCCGGCGGGAAAGGAATCACCGAACCGATTTACCGGGCGCTTCTCGCTTGGGGGGCTCATGTGATCACGTTGGGCAATCACGCATGGGACAAACGCGATATTTTTGAGTTTATCGATCAGGCGAAGGCGTTGATTCGCCCGGCGAATTACCCGCCCGGCACACCGGGAAAAGGCATCGTCTTTGTGCCGACCGAGCATGGCGAAGCGGCGGTCATCAATTTGCAAGGGCGGGCGTTTTTGCCGGCGATTGACTGCCCATTTCAAAAGGCGGACGAGCTGATCGCCGCCGCCTCCGCGCGCACGCCGGTCATCATCGTCGATTTCCATGCCGAGGCGACGAGTGAAAAACAGGCGATGGGCTGGTACTTAGACGGCCGCGTATCCGCGGTCATCGGCACGCATACACACGTCCAGACGGCCGATAACCGCATTTTGCCAAGAGGGACGGCGTACATTACCGACGTTGGCATGACCGGTCCATACGACGGCATTTTAGGCGTCGATCGAGAGGCGGTGCTGCGCAAATTTTTAACCGGGCTGCCAGTTCGTTTCGACGTCAAGGAAGGACGAAGCCAATTGAATGCCGTCTTTGTTGATGTAGACGAAAAAAGCGGACGGGCGTTTCGCATTGAACGGTTGATCATTAACGATGACCACCCTTATTTTGAATAGTCCATCTTTTAAAAATTTTTTAAAATGTCCTCCTCCCATGCAGGAATAGTTGTCGAAACAGTGAATATAGTTACAATGAAGACCTTTTACCGAAATCATTTTCCAAGGAAACGAGGGAGGAGCTAGGAATGGAAATATTAAAAGTTTCAGCAAAATCGAATCCGAACTCTGTAGCTGGTGCACTTGCCGGGGTGTTGCGCGAGCGCGGCGCAGCGGAAATTCAAGCGATCGGCGCAGGTGCATTGAACCAAGCCGTTAAAGCAGTAGCGATCGCACGAGGGTTTGTGGCACCGAGCGGCATGGACTTGATTTGCATTCCGGCGTTTACGGATATTATCATCGACGGAGAAGAGCGGACAGCGATCAAATTGATTGTCGAACCTCGTTAACTGGATGATCAGACAATGGCGGCTATAACCTGTTGGCGCCTTCGGCTGCGAAGGCAGGCAGGTTATTTTTGCTTTTTCAAGGGGGGAACGGAATGATCTTCGATGCACATTGCGATGTGTTGATGAAGTTATGGCAAGATCGGTCTCTGTCGTTTTACGACGGAGCTTCGCTTCACGTCACTCTTTCCGGGATGGCGGAAGCAGGGGTGAAAGTGCAATGCTTTGCCATCTACATACCGGAAACGGTGCCGGAGGAAGCCCGGTTCACTGTTGCGCTGGAGATGGTGGACATCTTCTTTGCCCGCATTATCGATGCGTTTCCGTCTGTGAAGTTCGTGCGGACGAGACGGGATATCGCCGCCCTTAAAAAAGAGGAAGTCGGCGCCATGTTGACGCTGGAAGGGTGCGACGCCATCGGCGTCAACCTTGTCAAGCTAAAGACGCTCCTCCGCCTCGGCGTCGCTTCCGTAGGGTTGACATGGAACTTCCCGAACGCTGTCGCTGACGGAGCGTGGGAGAAGCGCGGCGCCGGGCTGACGGCGTTTGGCCGGCAAGTCGTTGCACTTCTTAATGAAGCAAAACGATGGGTCGATGTGTCCCACTTATCGGAGAAAGCGTTTTGGGATGTCATCGAGATGGCTCGGTTCCCCATCGCTTCCCATTCCAACGTGCATCGTCTATGCCCACATCCACGCAACTTAACCGACGAGCAGATCAAAGCGTTGATCGAAAAAGACGGCATGATCGGCATTAATTTCGTTCCGTATTTTTTGACGGCGAAGAAAAACGAGGCGATGATCGCTGATGTGCTTCGCCATCTCGACCATATATGCGCGCTCGGGGGGGAAAACAACGTCGGGTTTGGCTCCGACTTCGATGGCATCACGGAGACGGTCGCCGGCCTTGGAACGGTAAGGGAATATGCGCGGCTTGTCAACGAGTTGTACAAGCATTACTCCACCGAGCAAGTATCCCGCTTTTTATTCGGCAACTTCTACGCCCATTTGCCGGAGTGACGAATATCACTGAGTATCGGCTCTGCGTATCCTAGAATAGAAGACAGGGCATCCGCGGCGCCGGCTGAAAAAGGCGTTCAAAATGGTAGTTTCCTTGTCAGAAAAGTGGTACAATAGTAGCGAAAGGCTGGAGTGAATATAAAGGGGTGTAATTCATGATCGAACAGCTGTCATGGAAGGTAGGCGGCCAGCAAGGGGAAGGAATTGAAAGTACAGGGGAAATTTTTTCCACAGCGCTGAACCGCCTCGGATATTACTTATATGGATACCGCCATTTTTCTTCACGCATCAAAGGGGGTCATACGAACAACAAAATTCGCGTCAGCACGAAACCGGTGCGGGCGGTCGCTGATGATTTGGACATCTTGGTGGCGTTCGACCAAGAGACAATCGACTTCAACTTCCACGAGCTGCGTGACGGCGGCATCGTCATTGCGGACGCCAAATTCAATCCAGTGATTCCGGAAGGAAAAGGAGTGGCGCTTTACGCCGTTCCGTTCACCGATATCGCTACACAGCTTGGCAATCCGCTGATGAAAAACATGGTTGCCATCGGCGCGACAAGTGCGGTGCTCGATTTGGACGCCGCCGTGTTCGAAAGTGTTGTTGTGGATACATTTGGGCGCAAAGGGGCGCAAGTCGTTGAGAAAAACATGGAAGCGATTCGCGCTGGAGCGCAATATATGAAAGAGCAGCTCGATGGTTCGACGAAAACGATGAAACTAGCCAAAGCCGACGGCAAACGGCGAATGTTCATGATTGGCAACGATGCCATCGCCTTGGGCGCCATTGCCGGCGGGGCGCGCTTTATGGCCGCCTATCCGATCACCCCAGCTTCGGAGATTATGGAGTATTTGATTAAAAAGCTGCCGGATTTTGGGGGCGCGGTCATCCAGACAGAAGATGAAATCGCAGCCTGTACGATGGCGATCGGCGCCAACTATGCGGGCGTGCGGGCGTTCACCGCTTCCGCCGGACCCGGGTTGTCGCTTATGGCCGAAGCGATCGGACTAGCTGGGATGACGGAAACACCGCTTGTTGTGGTTGACACGCAACGAGGCGGTCCAAGCACCGGCTTGCCGACAAAGCAAGAGCAGTCGGATTTGCTCGCGATGATCTATGGCACGCACGGGGAAATTCCCAAAATTGTCATGGCGCCAAGCACGGTCGAAGAAGCGTTTTACGATATGGCGGAAGCGTTCAACTTAGCTGAGGAATACCAATGCCCGGTCATTTTCCTGTCGGATTTGCAGCTGTCGCTCGGCAAGCAGACGGTTGAGCCGCTTGATTACGATCGGATCGAGATCCGCCGCGGCAAGCTGATGAATGGTGAGCTGCCGCCGCTTCCGGACAAAGACAACTTCAAACGGTATGAAATCACGCCGGACGGTGTTTCGCCGCGGGTGCTGCCGGGAACAAAATACGGCATCCACCATGTCACCGGGGTCGAACACGCCGAAACAGGCCGCCCGTCAGAGACGGCGGCAAACCGCCGGGCGCAAATGGAAAAACGGATGCGCAAACTCGAGCACATCCACTTCCCGACGCCGGTGCACAAACAACTCCGCCACGAAGAACCGGATTTGCTCCTTGTTGGCTTTTTATCGACGCGCGGAGCCATTGAAGAAGCGATGGAGCGGCTCGAGCAAGATGGCGTCAAAGTCAACCATGCGCACATCCGTCTGCTTCATCCGTTCCCGGTTGACGACGTGCGGCCGCTTGTCGAGAAAGCGAAACGAGTCGTCGTCGTCGAGCAAAACGCCACCGGGCAGCTGGCGAACTTGTTGAAAATGAACGTCGGGCACGCTGATAAAATCGCCAGCGTCTTAAAATTCGACGGCAATCCGTTCTTGCCGGGCGACGTCTATACTAAATGCAAGGAGTTGTTAGCGCAATGGCCACTTTTAAAGATTTCCGCAATGATGTGAAACCGAACTGGTGTCCGGGGTGCGGCGACTTTTCCGTGCAGGCCGCCATCCAGCGCGCGGCCGCCAATCTCGGGTTGGAGCCGCACGAACTCGCGGTCATTTCCGGGATCGGCTGCTCGGGCCGCATTTCCGGCTACATTCACTCTTACGGCTTTCACGGCACGCACGGCCGCGTTTTGCCGCTGGCGCAAGGAGTGAAAATGGCGAACCGCGATTTGACGGTCATCGCCGCCGGCGGGGATGGCGACGGATTCGCGATCGGCATGGGGCACACGGTTCATGCCATTCGCCGCAACATCGACATCACATACATCGTCATGGACAACCAAATTTACGGGTTGACGAAAGGACAAACATCGCCGCGCAGCGCTGCCGGCTTCCAAACAAAAAGCACGCCGCACGGGTCGATCGAGCCGGCTTTGTCGCCGCTTGAGATCGCGTTAAGCGCCGGAGCGACGTTTGTCGCGCAAGGTTTCTCAAGCGATTTAAAAGAATTGACGAGCTTGATTGAGGAAGGCGTCAAGCATAAAGGCTTTGCGCTCATCAACGTCTTCAGCCCGTGCGTGACGTACAACAAAGTGAA
Above is a window of Geobacillus thermoleovorans DNA encoding:
- a CDS encoding 2-oxoacid:ferredoxin oxidoreductase subunit beta is translated as MATFKDFRNDVKPNWCPGCGDFSVQAAIQRAAANLGLEPHELAVISGIGCSGRISGYIHSYGFHGTHGRVLPLAQGVKMANRDLTVIAAGGDGDGFAIGMGHTVHAIRRNIDITYIVMDNQIYGLTKGQTSPRSAAGFQTKSTPHGSIEPALSPLEIALSAGATFVAQGFSSDLKELTSLIEEGVKHKGFALINVFSPCVTYNKVNTYEWFKERLIKVSDIEGYDPSDREMAMQTVMKYDGLVTGIIYQNKEQKSYQELVPGYSEAPLAEAELKMSKEKFAELVAEFM
- a CDS encoding dipeptidase, whose product is MIFDAHCDVLMKLWQDRSLSFYDGASLHVTLSGMAEAGVKVQCFAIYIPETVPEEARFTVALEMVDIFFARIIDAFPSVKFVRTRRDIAALKKEEVGAMLTLEGCDAIGVNLVKLKTLLRLGVASVGLTWNFPNAVADGAWEKRGAGLTAFGRQVVALLNEAKRWVDVSHLSEKAFWDVIEMARFPIASHSNVHRLCPHPRNLTDEQIKALIEKDGMIGINFVPYFLTAKKNEAMIADVLRHLDHICALGGENNVGFGSDFDGITETVAGLGTVREYARLVNELYKHYSTEQVSRFLFGNFYAHLPE
- a CDS encoding 2-oxoacid:acceptor oxidoreductase subunit alpha yields the protein MIEQLSWKVGGQQGEGIESTGEIFSTALNRLGYYLYGYRHFSSRIKGGHTNNKIRVSTKPVRAVADDLDILVAFDQETIDFNFHELRDGGIVIADAKFNPVIPEGKGVALYAVPFTDIATQLGNPLMKNMVAIGATSAVLDLDAAVFESVVVDTFGRKGAQVVEKNMEAIRAGAQYMKEQLDGSTKTMKLAKADGKRRMFMIGNDAIALGAIAGGARFMAAYPITPASEIMEYLIKKLPDFGGAVIQTEDEIAACTMAIGANYAGVRAFTASAGPGLSLMAEAIGLAGMTETPLVVVDTQRGGPSTGLPTKQEQSDLLAMIYGTHGEIPKIVMAPSTVEEAFYDMAEAFNLAEEYQCPVIFLSDLQLSLGKQTVEPLDYDRIEIRRGKLMNGELPPLPDKDNFKRYEITPDGVSPRVLPGTKYGIHHVTGVEHAETGRPSETAANRRAQMEKRMRKLEHIHFPTPVHKQLRHEEPDLLLVGFLSTRGAIEEAMERLEQDGVKVNHAHIRLLHPFPVDDVRPLVEKAKRVVVVEQNATGQLANLLKMNVGHADKIASVLKFDGNPFLPGDVYTKCKELLAQWPLLKISAMM
- the spoVS gene encoding stage V sporulation protein SpoVS, giving the protein MEILKVSAKSNPNSVAGALAGVLRERGAAEIQAIGAGALNQAVKAVAIARGFVAPSGMDLICIPAFTDIIIDGEERTAIKLIVEPR